One Oscillatoria salina IIICB1 genomic region harbors:
- a CDS encoding nicotinate-nucleotide adenylyltransferase: MSRIALFGTSADPPTAAHQAIIRWLGEHYDRIAVWASDNPMKSHQTPLSHRMRMLRLLIADIDSDVKNIKLHEELSNPRSLHTVRKAQEMWGKENEFTLVVGSDLIAQMPKWYQIAELLAQVKVLVVPRQGYTIADDDLEEVRNLGGNCEIADFQAPPVSSTAYREQGDTNIITQPVEDYIQQEHLYLCHNQAQTR; encoded by the coding sequence ATGAGCAGAATAGCATTATTTGGCACCAGCGCCGATCCACCGACAGCCGCCCACCAAGCAATTATACGCTGGTTAGGAGAACATTACGATCGCATCGCAGTCTGGGCATCCGATAATCCGATGAAAAGCCATCAAACTCCTTTGTCACACCGGATGAGGATGTTGCGATTGTTAATTGCTGATATCGACAGCGACGTTAAGAATATTAAACTACATGAAGAGTTAAGCAATCCCAGAAGCTTACATACCGTCCGCAAAGCCCAGGAAATGTGGGGAAAGGAAAACGAATTTACCTTAGTAGTCGGTTCCGATTTAATTGCCCAAATGCCCAAATGGTACCAAATTGCAGAACTACTCGCACAGGTTAAAGTATTAGTAGTCCCTCGTCAAGGATATACGATCGCTGATGACGATTTAGAGGAAGTGCGAAATTTGGGTGGAAACTGCGAAATCGCTGATTTCCAAGCCCCCCCAGTTTCCTCAACCGCTTATCGCGAACAAGGAGACACGAATATTATTACCCAACCTGTTGAGGACTACATCCAACAAGAGCATTTGTACCTATGCCACAACCAGGCACAAACACGCTAA
- a CDS encoding NUDIX hydrolase has product MPQPGTNTLRQQTLANFKVGVDNVIFSVDTKHNRLLALLVKRDREPFFGSWSLPGTLVRDGESLEAAAHRILAEKIRVNNLYLEQLYTFGGPGRDPREAPDSYGGRYLSVSYFALVRYEEAELIKENCTTRNSWFDIQKTPRLAFDHNRILDYGYQRLRNKLEYSPIAFDVLPELFTLNEVYQLYTTVLGENFADYSNFRTRLLKLGFLSDTGEKVNRGAGRPASLFRFNAEAFAPLKDKALVFV; this is encoded by the coding sequence ATGCCACAACCAGGCACAAACACGCTAAGACAACAAACTTTAGCCAACTTCAAAGTTGGGGTAGATAACGTCATTTTTTCCGTCGATACCAAGCATAACCGATTGCTGGCATTGTTGGTGAAACGCGATCGCGAACCGTTTTTTGGGAGTTGGAGTTTACCAGGAACTTTAGTCCGCGATGGGGAATCTTTAGAAGCTGCGGCGCATCGCATTCTAGCGGAAAAAATTCGCGTGAATAATCTCTACCTCGAACAACTTTACACTTTTGGCGGTCCGGGACGCGACCCTAGAGAAGCCCCTGATAGTTACGGAGGGCGTTATCTTTCGGTAAGTTATTTTGCTTTAGTCCGTTATGAGGAAGCTGAGTTAATTAAGGAAAATTGTACGACGCGAAATTCTTGGTTCGATATTCAAAAAACACCTCGGTTAGCTTTTGACCATAATCGCATTTTAGATTATGGTTATCAACGTTTGCGGAATAAATTAGAATACAGTCCCATTGCTTTTGATGTGTTGCCGGAACTGTTTACTTTAAATGAAGTTTACCAACTTTATACGACGGTTTTAGGTGAGAATTTTGCCGATTATTCTAATTTTCGTACTCGCTTATTGAAGCTAGGTTTTCTATCAGATACGGGGGAAAAAGTCAACCGAGGCGCAGGTCGTCCAGCTTCTTTATTTCGCTTTAATGCGGAAGCTTTTGCCCCATTGAAAGATAAAGCTTTAGTTTTTGTTTAA